A window of Jannaschia sp. M317 contains these coding sequences:
- a CDS encoding component of SufBCD complex → MDLFWLESAFEVIDFRSFSNLWFWIALAALWSTASHWAVGVPFDTVRRAARGNAQALHDMEVLANIQARRLLFIADATGLISTALTFFTVTMLSLLAFLYWVEFAQAILLLFLPMMLVAWLNLRTARQIEGLDPIDLGNLLAAHRKQVQFVGVISIFVTSMFGMWVNLNQNVLGG, encoded by the coding sequence TTGGATCTTTTTTGGCTGGAAAGCGCGTTCGAAGTCATCGACTTCCGCTCCTTCTCGAACCTGTGGTTCTGGATCGCGCTTGCGGCGCTGTGGTCGACGGCGTCCCACTGGGCCGTGGGCGTGCCCTTTGACACCGTGCGGCGGGCGGCGCGTGGCAACGCGCAGGCACTGCACGACATGGAAGTATTGGCCAACATCCAGGCGCGCAGATTGCTGTTCATCGCCGACGCGACGGGGCTGATTTCGACCGCATTGACGTTTTTCACGGTGACGATGCTGTCGTTGCTGGCCTTCCTGTACTGGGTGGAATTCGCTCAGGCGATTCTGCTGCTGTTCCTGCCGATGATGCTGGTGGCCTGGCTGAACCTGCGCACCGCGCGCCAGATCGAAGGGCTGGACCCCATCGACCTGGGCAACCTGCTGGCGGCGCATCGCAAGCAGGTGCAATTCGTCGGCGTGATCTCGATCTTTGTGACCTCGATGTTCGGGATGTGGGTCAATCTGAACCAGAACGTGCTGGGCGGCTGA
- a CDS encoding homospermidine synthase, with product MTETSSHPVHARIDGAVVMIGFGSIGRGTLPLIERHFDYDRDQFLVIEPADKGCEELRARGIAHRQVALTPENYREVLGEVLTPGKGFCVNLSVDTSSLDLMKFCREIGVPYIDTVVEPWAGFYFDDRENAARTNYALRQKVRDEKAANPGGTTAVSCCGANPGMVSWFVKAALLRLAKDIGRDATTPTNREGWARLMQSLGVKGVHIAERDTQARRTPRPRDVFVNTWSVEGFIAEGFQPAELGWGTHETWLPENARRHGTGCQAAIWMNRPGAITRVHSWCPTPGPQFGFLVTHNEAISISDYYTVGEGSWPEFRPTCHYAYHPCDDAVLSLHEMFGSGKQQQVHHILSEDEIVEGIDELGVLLFGHEKNALWYGSRLSNAEAKSLAPDQNATGLQVTSAVLAGMVWALENPNAGIVETDEIDHARCLEIQTPYLGPVEAHFTDWTPLQDRWQHFPEDIDEADPWLFRNVLAS from the coding sequence ATGACCGAGACTTCGTCCCACCCCGTCCACGCCCGCATTGACGGGGCCGTGGTGATGATCGGCTTCGGATCCATCGGGCGCGGGACGTTGCCTTTGATCGAACGGCATTTCGACTACGACCGCGATCAGTTCCTGGTCATCGAACCTGCCGACAAGGGCTGCGAGGAGCTGCGCGCGCGCGGCATCGCCCACCGCCAGGTCGCGCTGACACCCGAGAATTATCGCGAGGTGCTGGGCGAGGTTCTGACCCCCGGCAAGGGATTTTGCGTTAATCTTTCGGTAGATACGTCTTCTCTGGATCTCATGAAGTTCTGTCGTGAAATCGGAGTGCCCTATATCGACACGGTGGTCGAACCCTGGGCAGGGTTCTATTTCGACGATCGCGAAAACGCGGCGCGAACCAATTACGCCCTGCGCCAGAAGGTCCGCGACGAAAAGGCCGCCAACCCGGGCGGGACCACGGCGGTCAGCTGCTGCGGCGCAAATCCGGGCATGGTCAGCTGGTTCGTGAAGGCCGCTTTGCTGCGTCTGGCCAAAGACATCGGCCGCGATGCGACGACACCTACCAACCGCGAAGGCTGGGCACGTTTGATGCAGTCCCTGGGCGTCAAAGGTGTCCACATCGCAGAACGGGACACCCAGGCCCGCCGCACGCCGCGCCCCCGCGACGTCTTTGTAAACACTTGGTCTGTCGAAGGTTTTATCGCCGAAGGCTTCCAACCGGCCGAGTTGGGCTGGGGCACGCACGAGACCTGGCTGCCAGAGAATGCGCGCCGTCACGGAACGGGATGTCAGGCCGCGATCTGGATGAACCGGCCTGGTGCGATCACGCGGGTGCACAGCTGGTGCCCGACACCGGGGCCGCAGTTCGGGTTCCTGGTCACGCACAACGAAGCGATCAGCATTTCGGACTATTACACGGTCGGCGAAGGGTCATGGCCCGAATTCCGGCCGACCTGCCACTATGCCTATCACCCCTGTGACGACGCGGTCTTGTCGCTGCATGAGATGTTCGGCTCCGGCAAGCAGCAGCAGGTGCATCATATCCTGTCCGAGGACGAAATCGTCGAGGGTATAGACGAACTGGGTGTTCTGCTTTTTGGTCATGAAAAGAATGCTTTGTGGTACGGGTCACGCCTGTCGAACGCAGAGGCGAAATCCCTGGCCCCCGACCAGAACGCGACCGGTTTGCAGGTCACCAGCGCGGTGCTGGCGGGGATGGTCTGGGCGTTGGAAAACCCGAACGCGGGCATTGTCGAGACCGATGAAATCGACCACGCCCGCTGTCTGGAAATCCAGACGCCCTACCTGGGCCCGGTCGAGGCGCATTTCACAGACTGGACCCCGCTGCAGGACCGGTGGCAGCATTTCCCCGAAGACATCGACGAGGCCGACCCCTGGCTGTTCCGCAACGTGCTGGCCAGCTGA
- the hemB gene encoding porphobilinogen synthase, with translation MSKSHPPAFPLSRPRRMRRTPALRALSREDRLSTDDLIWPVFVCDGCATTQEVPSMPGVIRRSVDLTVEAAAEAHALGIRAICLFPYTDPALKTDLCEEAWNPENLSNRAIRAIKAAVPDIAIMTDVALDPYNAQGHDGIVRGGEIVNDESVAALVKMALAQAEAGADILGPSDMMDGRIGAMRAALEEAGLIHTTIMSYAAKYASAFYGPFRDAVGASGALKGDKKTYQLDPLNADEALRAVGRDIAEGADMVMVKPGMPYLDICRRVKDAFAVPTYAYQVSGEYAMIRAAAGNGWIDGEKAMMESLMAFRRAGCDGVLTYFAPEAATLIRAGWD, from the coding sequence ATGTCCAAATCCCATCCCCCCGCCTTCCCCCTGTCACGCCCGCGCCGGATGCGCCGCACGCCCGCCCTGCGCGCGCTGTCTCGCGAAGATCGGCTTTCGACCGACGACCTGATCTGGCCGGTGTTTGTCTGCGACGGCTGCGCCACCACGCAGGAGGTGCCGTCGATGCCCGGCGTCATCCGCCGCTCGGTCGATCTGACCGTCGAAGCCGCCGCCGAGGCCCACGCTCTTGGCATCCGGGCGATCTGCCTGTTTCCCTATACGGACCCGGCGCTGAAGACCGACCTCTGCGAAGAGGCGTGGAACCCCGAAAACCTGTCGAACCGCGCCATCCGCGCGATCAAGGCGGCGGTGCCCGACATTGCGATCATGACGGATGTCGCGCTGGACCCCTACAACGCGCAGGGCCACGACGGTATCGTCCGGGGCGGAGAGATCGTGAACGACGAAAGTGTCGCGGCGCTGGTCAAGATGGCCCTGGCCCAGGCCGAGGCCGGGGCCGATATTCTGGGGCCGTCGGACATGATGGACGGTCGCATCGGGGCCATGCGCGCCGCTCTGGAAGAGGCGGGACTGATCCATACGACGATCATGTCCTATGCCGCCAAATACGCCTCGGCGTTCTATGGACCGTTCCGCGATGCCGTGGGGGCATCCGGCGCGCTGAAAGGCGACAAGAAAACCTATCAACTCGACCCGCTCAACGCCGACGAGGCGCTGCGCGCCGTGGGCCGCGACATCGCCGAGGGGGCGGACATGGTCATGGTCAAACCGGGCATGCCCTATCTCGACATCTGCCGCCGGGTGAAGGACGCCTTCGCGGTGCCGACCTATGCGTATCAGGTCAGCGGCGAATACGCGATGATCCGGGCGGCGGCGGGCAATGGCTGGATCGACGGTGAAAAGGCGATGATGGAAAGCCTGATGGCCTTCCGCCGCGCCGGGTGCGACGGCGTGCTGACCTACTTCGCCCCCGAGGCCGCCACCCTTATCCGCGCCGGTTGGGACTAG
- a CDS encoding SRPBCC domain-containing protein, with translation MTNRTLRKTIYLRATPETVWAYLTDPDKLSTWFHAPKAPLVEGRFEMFGTTSGDLLIWGEVLRAEPFRHLDYSFTVKPMGDAVSTVRWTLTPVEGGTELALIHEGLPHTAEAFDLTLNLDKGWDDHLGRLRATLHG, from the coding sequence ATGACCAACCGTACCCTGCGCAAGACGATCTACCTGCGTGCCACACCAGAAACCGTCTGGGCCTATCTGACCGATCCCGACAAGCTGTCCACGTGGTTTCATGCCCCAAAGGCACCGCTGGTCGAAGGCCGGTTCGAGATGTTCGGCACCACATCCGGCGATCTGCTGATCTGGGGCGAGGTCTTGCGGGCAGAGCCGTTCCGGCACCTCGACTACAGCTTCACCGTCAAGCCCATGGGCGATGCCGTCAGCACCGTGCGTTGGACCCTGACCCCGGTGGAGGGCGGAACCGAACTGGCCCTGATCCACGAGGGGTTGCCGCATACGGCAGAGGCCTTCGATCTGACCTTGAACCTGGACAAGGGCTGGGACGACCATCTGGGCCGCTTGCGCGCCACGCTCCACGGCTGA
- a CDS encoding MFS transporter — protein MRLFPLSHAHDLPVWRRPEAMLMLMAFGMPVAFATWSALLNNFTIEVAGFDGSDIGWLHTVREIPGFLAVGVIAIIIFVREQVLALIALILLGVATALTAQFPSLGGILTITLLSSIGFHYYETVNQSLQLQWLPKDRAPRMLGILLSIGSAATLVSYGLIVLTWRAFDLSYDLVYWVAGGFTTVIAVAAFFVYPQFESPHPQVKKMILRRRYWLYYALQFMSGARRQIFIVFAGFMMVERYGLDVHQVTLLFMATLAINMVSAPLVGRAVGHFGERAALILEYAGLFTIFVLYAALYAFDWGVWAAALLYVTNHIFFSLALAIKTYFQKIAAPGDIAPTAAVAFTINHIAAVFLPASLGYLWLTSPMAVFVLAAGMALVSLGLSLLVPRHPVEGHETVLARGLAAAE, from the coding sequence ATGCGCCTGTTCCCCCTGTCCCATGCCCATGACCTGCCGGTCTGGCGGCGCCCCGAAGCAATGCTGATGCTGATGGCCTTCGGGATGCCCGTGGCCTTTGCGACCTGGTCGGCGTTGCTGAACAACTTCACGATCGAAGTGGCGGGCTTCGACGGGTCTGACATCGGCTGGCTGCACACGGTGCGGGAAATCCCCGGGTTCCTGGCCGTGGGGGTCATCGCCATCATCATCTTTGTGCGCGAACAGGTGTTGGCGTTGATCGCGCTGATCCTGCTGGGGGTGGCGACCGCGCTGACGGCGCAGTTCCCGTCGCTGGGCGGAATTTTGACGATCACGCTGCTGTCGTCCATCGGCTTTCATTACTACGAGACCGTAAACCAGTCGCTGCAGTTGCAATGGTTGCCCAAGGATCGCGCACCCAGGATGCTGGGCATCCTGCTGTCCATCGGATCTGCCGCGACGCTGGTGTCATATGGGTTGATCGTGCTGACCTGGCGGGCCTTCGACCTGTCGTATGACCTTGTCTATTGGGTCGCCGGCGGGTTCACCACGGTGATCGCCGTGGCCGCGTTCTTTGTCTATCCGCAGTTCGAAAGCCCGCATCCACAGGTCAAGAAGATGATCCTGCGCCGACGGTACTGGCTGTATTACGCGCTGCAGTTCATGTCGGGCGCGCGGCGGCAGATTTTTATCGTCTTTGCAGGCTTCATGATGGTCGAGCGGTACGGCTTGGACGTCCATCAGGTGACGCTGCTGTTCATGGCAACGCTGGCGATCAACATGGTGTCTGCGCCGCTGGTGGGCCGGGCCGTGGGCCATTTCGGGGAACGCGCCGCGCTGATCCTGGAATATGCCGGGCTGTTCACGATCTTCGTGCTGTATGCCGCGCTCTATGCGTTTGACTGGGGCGTCTGGGCTGCGGCGCTGCTGTATGTGACGAACCATATCTTTTTCTCGCTGGCCTTGGCGATCAAGACCTACTTCCAGAAGATCGCGGCCCCCGGCGACATCGCCCCCACCGCTGCCGTGGCCTTTACGATCAACCATATCGCGGCCGTGTTCCTGCCCGCCTCGCTGGGGTATCTGTGGCTGACCTCGCCTATGGCGGTCTTTGTGCTGGCCGCGGGCATGGCGCTGGTATCGCTGGGCCTGTCGCTGCTGGTGCCGCGGCACCCGGTCGAGGGGCACGAAACCGTGCTGGCCCGAGGACTGGCGGCGGCGGAGTAG
- a CDS encoding DUF2726 domain-containing protein, with translation MIQDDIAIPAIAFIAVVFVLLAKAGGRSRGGRSKSTTVAAKSSAMDGCQVRTKPIMSTEQGRVHEMLIAILADRNVYLCPEVSLSAVFTLRHPGDSNKAFAARGTFSQKYVDFLVTDHRHLPICGIEYHGSGHRGGTSEIRDAAKRRVFEMAGLPLVEVEKGVTAETLRARVEGVLPDKVRRRVPSPPGRAPSPNRRG, from the coding sequence ATGATTCAAGATGACATCGCCATTCCTGCCATCGCGTTTATCGCGGTGGTCTTCGTCCTGCTCGCCAAGGCAGGTGGGCGGTCACGCGGGGGCAGGTCAAAGTCGACGACCGTGGCCGCCAAATCCTCTGCGATGGATGGATGCCAGGTTCGGACCAAACCGATCATGAGCACCGAACAGGGGCGCGTCCACGAAATGTTGATCGCCATCCTTGCCGACAGGAATGTCTACCTGTGCCCGGAGGTCAGCCTCTCTGCGGTGTTCACCCTACGCCACCCCGGCGACAGCAACAAAGCCTTTGCCGCGCGCGGCACGTTTAGCCAGAAGTACGTGGATTTCCTTGTCACCGATCACCGCCACCTGCCGATTTGCGGCATCGAATACCATGGCTCCGGCCATCGGGGCGGAACGTCAGAGATCCGCGACGCGGCCAAGCGGCGTGTGTTCGAGATGGCCGGCCTGCCCCTTGTCGAAGTGGAAAAAGGTGTGACGGCCGAAACGCTCCGCGCGCGGGTGGAAGGTGTGCTGCCGGACAAGGTGCGCAGGCGGGTGCCGTCACCGCCGGGCCGCGCCCCTAGTCCCAACCGGCGCGGATAA
- a CDS encoding alpha/beta hydrolase, with translation MFKPIEFPSGPATLRGRFYSHGPGLRPTVVMAHGTSATITMAIDAYAEAFHTAGYDVLLYDHAGFGISGGIPRQEINPWVQARGIRDAVAFLRAQDESREVILWGDSYSGMIVLVAGALIPDVAAIIAQIPACGPALPDCAASDDALAALGRILAEGDVSGSEAERVGPLPVVSADQINAPSLLQPIQAFRWFIEYGGRHGSRWQNQATRMIPATEVPFHPILTAPYLTMPTLVMVGQDDEMVHCNPAVQRAVYDALAGPRDWMDIPGGHFGLIWHPGPIFDQAVAGQLAFLRGHVAP, from the coding sequence ATGTTCAAGCCCATCGAATTTCCCTCCGGTCCCGCAACCCTGCGAGGTCGGTTCTACAGCCATGGTCCGGGCCTGCGCCCGACGGTGGTCATGGCGCACGGGACATCCGCCACGATCACCATGGCGATCGACGCCTACGCCGAGGCGTTCCATACGGCGGGCTACGATGTGCTGCTCTATGATCACGCAGGATTTGGCATCAGCGGCGGCATCCCCCGGCAAGAGATCAACCCCTGGGTTCAGGCACGCGGCATCCGTGATGCGGTGGCTTTCCTGCGCGCGCAGGACGAATCGCGCGAGGTGATCCTCTGGGGGGACAGCTATTCCGGGATGATCGTCCTGGTGGCGGGGGCCCTGATCCCGGACGTGGCCGCCATCATCGCGCAGATCCCCGCCTGCGGGCCGGCCTTGCCAGACTGTGCCGCCAGCGACGATGCGCTGGCGGCACTCGGCCGTATCCTGGCAGAGGGGGACGTAAGCGGGTCGGAGGCGGAGCGGGTCGGACCGCTGCCCGTCGTCTCGGCCGACCAGATCAACGCCCCCTCGCTTTTACAGCCGATCCAGGCGTTCCGCTGGTTCATCGAATACGGCGGGCGGCACGGATCGCGGTGGCAGAACCAGGCCACGCGGATGATCCCCGCGACCGAGGTGCCGTTCCACCCGATCCTGACCGCGCCCTATCTGACGATGCCCACGTTGGTGATGGTCGGGCAGGATGATGAGATGGTGCATTGCAATCCAGCCGTTCAGCGCGCCGTCTACGATGCCCTTGCCGGACCAAGGGACTGGATGGACATCCCGGGCGGGCATTTTGGCCTGATCTGGCATCCGGGGCCGATCTTTGATCAGGCGGTGGCTGGACAGCTGGCCTTTCTGCGTGGGCATGTCGCGCCCTGA
- a CDS encoding response regulator transcription factor gives MQALLDASETMALLKDDAEIWAVATALASRFGAKALNIGAGSLSSGELLWMRSNMNNAWLDDYVSQGFMTLDPFVDGATRLQPVSYRGGVLTRADAGSTAAFELNHQIHEAGYGFCYGTPFAGSHPDDGGMVVLGFDATEADRFSPARRAEVHLLSTVIAAAVPPPVTARAAGMVHLPGTRLTRREREVLLYLSDGHGNEEIARRMGISEATVQKHLRAARERLNAQSREQALAKALRMGLLHR, from the coding sequence ATGCAGGCCCTTCTCGATGCGTCGGAGACGATGGCCCTTCTGAAGGACGACGCCGAAATCTGGGCGGTCGCAACCGCGCTGGCGTCGCGGTTCGGGGCGAAGGCGCTCAATATCGGCGCGGGGTCCCTGTCGTCCGGCGAACTTCTGTGGATGCGCAGCAACATGAACAATGCGTGGCTGGACGACTACGTTTCGCAGGGGTTCATGACCCTGGATCCCTTCGTGGACGGTGCCACACGTCTGCAACCCGTCAGCTACCGCGGCGGTGTTCTCACGCGCGCCGACGCAGGCAGCACCGCGGCCTTCGAGTTGAACCACCAGATCCACGAGGCCGGTTACGGGTTCTGCTACGGCACACCTTTTGCGGGCTCGCACCCGGACGACGGCGGGATGGTGGTGTTGGGCTTTGACGCCACAGAGGCCGACCGGTTCAGCCCGGCCCGCCGCGCGGAGGTCCATCTGCTTTCGACCGTCATCGCCGCGGCCGTGCCACCCCCCGTCACGGCCCGCGCGGCCGGGATGGTGCATTTGCCGGGCACCCGCCTGACCCGGCGCGAGCGGGAGGTGCTGCTGTATCTTTCCGACGGGCATGGCAACGAGGAAATCGCTCGGCGCATGGGCATCAGCGAGGCTACCGTGCAAAAACACCTGCGCGCCGCGCGCGAACGGCTGAACGCGCAAAGCCGGGAACAGGCGTTGGCCAAAGCGTTGCGCATGGGCCTACTTCACAGATAA
- the rpsD gene encoding 30S ribosomal protein S4 yields the protein MTKRTSAKYKLDRRMGENIWGRAKSPVNRREYGPGQHGQRRKGKMSDFGLQLRAKQKLKGYYGDLTEKQFKRIFVEAARVKGDTGENLIGLLERRLDAVVYRAKFVATVFAARQFVNHGHVEVNGKRVNIPSYRVKEGDVISVRDKSKQLAVVLEAVQLAERDVPDYIEADHSKLTASFVRTPGLGDVPYPVMMEPNLVIEYYAQN from the coding sequence GTGACCAAACGCACCTCTGCCAAGTACAAACTCGACCGCCGTATGGGCGAAAACATCTGGGGCCGCGCCAAATCCCCAGTGAACCGCCGCGAATATGGCCCCGGCCAGCACGGTCAGCGCCGCAAGGGCAAGATGTCCGACTTCGGCCTGCAGCTGCGCGCCAAGCAGAAGCTGAAAGGCTACTACGGCGACCTGACCGAAAAGCAGTTCAAGCGCATCTTCGTCGAAGCCGCCCGCGTCAAGGGTGACACCGGTGAAAACCTGATCGGCCTGCTGGAGCGTCGCCTGGACGCCGTCGTCTACCGCGCCAAGTTCGTCGCCACCGTTTTCGCTGCCCGTCAGTTCGTGAACCACGGCCACGTGGAAGTGAACGGCAAGCGCGTCAACATCCCGTCCTACCGCGTGAAGGAAGGCGACGTGATCTCGGTCCGTGACAAGTCCAAGCAGCTGGCCGTCGTGCTGGAAGCCGTGCAACTGGCCGAACGTGACGTCCCTGACTACATCGAGGCCGACCACTCCAAGCTGACCGCGTCCTTCGTGCGCACGCCGGGCCTGGGCGACGTGCCCTACCCGGTGATGATGGAGCCGAACCTGGTCATCGAATACTACGCCCAGAACTAA
- a CDS encoding helix-turn-helix transcriptional regulator has product MTAAREQAGFRALSDPTRREILRILARSDMTIAEVAENFDMTRAAVKKHLSVLSDGGLITVRAAGRSKVNALNPDGLRRVVDWFGYFDAFWDDRLARLKSEIEKDAQ; this is encoded by the coding sequence ATGACTGCCGCCCGAGAACAGGCCGGGTTCCGCGCGCTCTCGGATCCGACCAGACGGGAGATCCTGCGGATCCTCGCGCGGTCCGACATGACCATCGCCGAAGTGGCCGAGAATTTCGACATGACCCGCGCCGCCGTGAAAAAACACCTGTCCGTTTTGTCCGATGGCGGCCTCATCACCGTGCGCGCCGCAGGTCGCAGCAAGGTCAATGCGCTCAACCCCGACGGGCTGCGGCGGGTGGTCGATTGGTTCGGCTACTTCGACGCCTTTTGGGACGACCGCCTCGCCCGCCTGAAATCCGAGATCGAAAAGGACGCCCAATGA
- the msrA gene encoding peptide-methionine (S)-S-oxide reductase MsrA: MFNLLRKSPEMVTADAALPGRPTPIPTAETHHVFGRPLSGEVPDGMAEAMFGMGCFWGVERMFWTLPGVHMTLVGYAGGHTENATYQEVCSGQTGHNEVVRVIYDPEVIPYEALLRVFWEGHDPTQGMRQGNDRGTQYRSGIYTYTEAQAAAAKATRDAMTPRLRDAGLGTITTEILPAPAFYHAEDYHQQYLSKNPGGYCGIGGTGVTCPIGTGA; the protein is encoded by the coding sequence ATGTTCAATCTGCTGCGCAAATCGCCCGAGATGGTCACCGCCGACGCGGCCCTGCCCGGCCGCCCCACCCCCATCCCCACCGCCGAGACGCACCATGTCTTTGGCCGCCCGTTGTCGGGCGAGGTGCCCGACGGCATGGCCGAAGCCATGTTCGGCATGGGCTGTTTCTGGGGCGTGGAGCGGATGTTCTGGACGCTGCCGGGCGTGCATATGACCTTGGTGGGCTATGCAGGCGGCCACACCGAGAACGCGACCTATCAGGAGGTCTGTTCCGGTCAGACGGGGCACAATGAGGTCGTTCGGGTGATCTATGACCCGGAGGTCATCCCCTACGAGGCCCTGCTGCGCGTGTTCTGGGAAGGCCACGATCCGACGCAGGGCATGCGGCAGGGCAATGACCGTGGGACGCAGTACCGGTCCGGCATCTATACCTACACCGAGGCGCAGGCCGCCGCGGCAAAGGCCACCAGGGATGCCATGACCCCGCGCCTGCGTGACGCCGGCCTGGGGACGATCACAACCGAGATCCTGCCCGCGCCCGCGTTCTATCACGCCGAGGATTACCACCAGCAATACCTGTCGAAAAACCCCGGCGGTTATTGCGGGATCGGCGGCACCGGCGTGACCTGTCCGATCGGCACGGGGGCCTAG